GAAGAGGGGTTTAACCAATGTGCAAATATTCCTGTGCTAGGGGAATTTAATTTAGTGTTTAGCTCTACAGTTTGTTGGAGTAAATCATAATTTAAAGATAAATTTATTTTTTCTTTTTTATTTTTTAAATTATGCCCCTTAAGCTTTAAGAGGTAATTTTTTTTATCCAATTTCATACTAGAATTAATTTGTAAATTAGCTTCCTTGGTTAATATCTCTTTACAGATAGTTAATTCTTCAATATCTATATTTTTGAAATTTATATTTAGAGGTAATTTTATTTGATCGTTGTTGCTTTTTTGTGACGTGGCTTGTGGTGTGCGGATAAATTTTGCGTGTCCTATGTTAAGATTATTTATATCTAATTTAGATATAAATAACGGTAGAAAATTATAGTCAATAGTTACATCATTTAGTTCTAACCAGGTGCCCCTTTTATCTTTAATTCTAATTTCAGGTATATTTGTTTCTTTGGAGAAAATATTGTTGATTTCTGGTATTTCTATTCTTTGTTCTTTTGAGGAAGCTAGATAACTAACAAAATCACCTAAATGTTGATTGATAGGTTTTTTTTGAAAAAAATTATAAGTAAATGTTATAAAAAGAAGGGAAAAGCAAATTATTATCCACCAAGAGATTTCTTTTATTAATTTCATTTTAGAATGCCTGTCCTATACCAATATATACCCCAAAATATGGATCGTTTTTAGTTCTACGTAAAGGTGTCGCTATATCTAAACGCAATGGACCTACTGCGGTATTATATCTTAAGCCTAATCCTAAAGACATTTTAAATTTTTCTCCAGAGGCAAACCACGCATTTTCACCTACATAGCCTATATCGCTAAATATAACTCCGCCAAATGATGAATTAAAATTAGCTCTTAATTCCAATGAGCCTAAAATTAATGAACGTCCTCCAATAGTGACAGGCTTGCCTTCGCGGTCTTTTACATCAATACCTATGGAACGGTAAGCGTAGCCGCGGATGGTATCTCCTCCTCCTGTATAAAAGATCATATCTGGTGGGATGTCTTTCACTTTAGCATTCAATATGGATCCTAACATAGCTTTTCCAGCTATTATAATACTATTAGTTTTATTTAAAGATAAATATCCACGTGTTTCTAGAGTTGCTTTAATCGCTAAGCTTGAATTAGAGATATTATAGAAAGGAAATATATTAGCTGCTAAATAAAAGCCATGACTAGCATCTGTGGGTATGTCTCTATTATCGAAAGTTAGTTGAGTTTGAATTCCGGTCCAGAGAAAATTTCTTTCACGAAAATAATTATCATATGTTTTAGCTTTGGTATTATATGAAGTTACTGTAGCTGATAATTTTTTTGAGAATTGATGACTGAAAAATAGTTTTAGCATCCAAATATTTTGTAAATAATTATTAAGGACAGATCTATTTTTAGTTAAAAATATTCCGAAATCGCTATTAGGTGTTATCGTACCAGGGCGCAAAAAGCTTGCAGAAAAACTATGGTTGAAGGTATGTTTCATATTTGGAGGTAGATCAATAACAGCTGTCGTCGCTATTAATCCTCCTATTCTAGCAGATAATTTTAGACTTTCAGATCTGCCCATAAGATTTCTGTTAAGTAAATTAACTTCTAGGTTAGCGCCGTCTATATTGGAATATATGGCACCTAATGTTAGATTATATTTGCTATGATTCTGTAAATATACCTCTAATGGTAGATAGCCGTTAGGTGATATTTTATCAGCAGGTACAATTTTCACCCCTTGTATATATTCTAGTCTAGATAATCTTTCTTGAGCTTGTCTTATTTCATCTGGATTGTAAATTTTTCCTTTAGGTAAATTTAACATCCAAAGAAGATAGTCGTTGTCTATATTTGCATCTCCTTTAAGCCAATTAAGATTTATATCTCCATAATATCCGACATCGCCAGGTTCAATTACGATAGCAGAAGATATCGTGTTATTTGGATGATAAGCTACTATATTAGTTTCTTTAATATGGGCTGTTGGATATCCACGTTTTTTCCATAATTCTACAATATGTTGCCCTGCATTTATAATGATAGGAGATAGAGCAATATTTCCGTCTATATATCCAATTTTATTAAAATTATATGGGTCATTTTTTTTCATTGGAGAAGGAAGAGGAGATATTTTAGTTTGTTCAAAAGTAAATTGCTTATGGGGGTCAACATATATTTTAATATGATTATTATAAGGTAACTCGGTAGTAATATCTAAATCGCTGACCTCTGTGTCATTGAGCTTTATGCTAATATAACCACCATAATATGCTTTGTTATAAAGCGCAGTTAATAGATTTTTATAATCTGACCTTGCCGCTAAGATTAAATTAACACTGCTATCAGTGTTTTTTTCAGTATTATTGAGTAAGGTTGAATAAGATTTAATAAAATCTTCATATTCCTTATCCCCGTTTATAGTAAAAGAAACGGTATAAATATGCTTAACTATATCTGTAGTTTTTTCTTTTTCTTTTGATGCAAACCAAGAAAAAATAGAAGCATGCGCATAGTTAGGATAAATTATAGTATAAAATAAAATTATTACACTATATATAATTTTCCTATTTTCGGCTTTAGCAAGAAAAATATTTAACCGCCGTAGCATGTAATATGGTATCCTAAATTTGGTAATGATGCTGTAAGTTAATCTTTATATTATATTATAAAAATTAATAATTGATAACTTATTTTAAAAATAGTTATTTTATTATAATTTATAAGAGCAAAAATATATTATTTATATAACTTTTATTAAAAAAATCAAAAGCTTTTGTAATAATAATTTACAGAATTATAAAGCTCATGTTATTAATATCAGACTATGTCCTATTGAGAACTAATAAATAATAGAGCTAGAATATCTATTAGGTATATTACAGAGTTATAGCAATGATGTCTTATATAAAAACATTTGCTTTTAGAGGGGTGGAGGCTATTCCTATAGAGGTACAAACGCTAATAGCTAACGGTAAAATGGGTATATCTGTAGTGGGTTTACCAGATAAGGTTGTTGCTGAGAGTAAAGAAAGGATAACGGCGGCTTTCTTTTCTATTGGTATTAAATTACCAGCTAAAAAAATTATAGTAAATTTATCTCCAGCAGATTTACCTAAGGAAGGATCTCATTATGATTTACCTATAGCTTTAGGTATTTTACGAGCTATGGAAAAATTAGCTAATTTTCCTTTAGATAAATATTATATATTAGGAGAATTAGCTTTAGATGCTTCTATAAAAAAGATTAATGGTGCTTTATTAGCTGCATCTAAAGCGAATGCAGAAAAATGTGGTTTAATTTGTCCAGAATTATGTAAAAATGAGTTAACGTGGTTGAATGCGCCAATGGATATAATTGCAGCTCCTAATTTATTGTTGTTAATAGAGCATTTATCAGGTAATCAGAAATTACCTGAGTTAATATTAAGAAAAGATGAAAAAATAAATATAAATAATGCTGGTTTAGATATAGCTGATGTCAAAGGGCAGAGACAAGCTAAAAGAGCTTTAGAAATAGCTGCGGCTGGGAGCCATAATTTATTATTTATTGGACCTCCAGGAGCAGGTAAATCAATGTTAGCTTCTAGATTACCCTCTATTTTACCACCTCTAACCCGCAAAGAATTATTAGAAACTTTAGTTATTTCTTCATTAGCTGGATCTGTAGACCTTGATAATATTTATAGCGGACAGCGTCCATTTCGGGCGCCGCATCATTCTGCTTCAATGGCCGCAATGGTAGGGGGCGGACTCAAAATTCGTCCAGGAGAGGTATCTTTAGCGCATAACGGGGTATTATTTTTAGATGAATTACCTGAATTTGCACCAAAAGTATTAGATTCTTTACGGCAATTATTAGAAACAGGAGAAGTTTCTATAGCTAGAGCAAATTATCATTTATCTTATCCTGCACGAATACAATTAATTGCGGCTATGAATCCTTGTCGTTGTGGTAGGGCAGGAGAAGAAGGTTATCATTGTGTTAGAGGTGAAAAATGCCGTTTAGAATATCAATCGCGTTTATCAGCTCCATTGCTTGATAGAATAGATTTAAAAGTTGAGCTTCCTAGTGTTACTATTAAAGAATTATTAATAAAAGAAGAATGTGAAACTAGTGTAGAGATTGCAGCGAGAGTACAACAAGCTAGAAATATTCAGCAACAACGATATAAAAAATTAGCTTTGCCAATAAATTGCAACGCATATTGTCCAAGTAAATATT
The Bartonella sp. DGB1 genome window above contains:
- a CDS encoding autotransporter assembly complex family protein; the encoded protein is MLRRLNIFLAKAENRKIIYSVIILFYTIIYPNYAHASIFSWFASKEKEKTTDIVKHIYTVSFTINGDKEYEDFIKSYSTLLNNTEKNTDSSVNLILAARSDYKNLLTALYNKAYYGGYISIKLNDTEVSDLDITTELPYNNHIKIYVDPHKQFTFEQTKISPLPSPMKKNDPYNFNKIGYIDGNIALSPIIINAGQHIVELWKKRGYPTAHIKETNIVAYHPNNTISSAIVIEPGDVGYYGDINLNWLKGDANIDNDYLLWMLNLPKGKIYNPDEIRQAQERLSRLEYIQGVKIVPADKISPNGYLPLEVYLQNHSKYNLTLGAIYSNIDGANLEVNLLNRNLMGRSESLKLSARIGGLIATTAVIDLPPNMKHTFNHSFSASFLRPGTITPNSDFGIFLTKNRSVLNNYLQNIWMLKLFFSHQFSKKLSATVTSYNTKAKTYDNYFRERNFLWTGIQTQLTFDNRDIPTDASHGFYLAANIFPFYNISNSSLAIKATLETRGYLSLNKTNSIIIAGKAMLGSILNAKVKDIPPDMIFYTGGGDTIRGYAYRSIGIDVKDREGKPVTIGGRSLILGSLELRANFNSSFGGVIFSDIGYVGENAWFASGEKFKMSLGLGLRYNTAVGPLRLDIATPLRRTKNDPYFGVYIGIGQAF
- a CDS encoding YifB family Mg chelatase-like AAA ATPase; the protein is MMSYIKTFAFRGVEAIPIEVQTLIANGKMGISVVGLPDKVVAESKERITAAFFSIGIKLPAKKIIVNLSPADLPKEGSHYDLPIALGILRAMEKLANFPLDKYYILGELALDASIKKINGALLAASKANAEKCGLICPELCKNELTWLNAPMDIIAAPNLLLLIEHLSGNQKLPELILRKDEKININNAGLDIADVKGQRQAKRALEIAAAGSHNLLFIGPPGAGKSMLASRLPSILPPLTRKELLETLVISSLAGSVDLDNIYSGQRPFRAPHHSASMAAMVGGGLKIRPGEVSLAHNGVLFLDELPEFAPKVLDSLRQLLETGEVSIARANYHLSYPARIQLIAAMNPCRCGRAGEEGYHCVRGEKCRLEYQSRLSAPLLDRIDLKVELPSVTIKELLIKEECETSVEIAARVQQARNIQQQRYKKLALPINCNAYCPSKYLEQILNLTPDGNKMINLLSNKLKISARSFHRIMRVARTIADLSAEEKCDAKHIAESAGYRMEMLNVSE